The Butyrivibrio proteoclasticus B316 genome segment ATGAAAAAAAGTAGTGAACTTTCACTAATAAAAAATAGGGACTATAAAAAATCCAACGAACTTATAAATGCCAAGGGAAAGGGTACTATACTAAGTCAAAAACTCTTTGCACTTGGAATGCTTCATGTTACCGTTGATGAAACCCATAGTGTTGTTGCTACGATAGCAGGCAAGGAACTAAGAGCAGCTTTTAAATCTGATTCTGGCAGTCTATATACACATATAGAAGAAGCTTGTGATAAAAGCATGTCCAGCACTGGGGCTACAATCTTTGATTGGCAAATCCTAGAAAAAGATCCGGATAAAGACTCACTTGTTGCAAGACAGGTAGTAACCGATGCAGAGTTTAAAGACGGAACGCTAAAGCTTAGATATAACAACAAACTTACAGATAAAATCATAGACTTAAAAACCAACTATACAATACTGAGCCTTTCCGAAACGATGTCTATTAAATCGGTTCATACATTAAAGCTTCATGAGATCTTAAAGAGTGCTTATGACCTTGAGTGCGCACGCACCAAAGACAATGGGGAACATCTATTTTACTTTCATAATATGGACTTAAAGCTAAGGCTTGGAATTGTAACGGCAAGGGGTGACAGGGTAGTTGCAAAAGAATTAGCCAAGGAATATCCGGATTATGAGATGATCACAGAAAGGTTAAATAAAAGCGGCGATAACAAGTATGTTGAATACAAGGACTTTAATAAGTCTGTAATCAAGAAGGCTGTTGATGAGCTAAACAAAAAGACAAACCTTAGGGTAAAATACGAAGGACATAAGGTGGGCAGGCTTAAAGTTGGAATAAACTTTTGGGTTTCAAAAGCAGATAATAAGCCTACTGGTAAAGAATCGGTAAAACCAGTCTTATCCGATAAGGACAAGGATGCTATCCTAGATGATTTATA includes the following:
- a CDS encoding replication initiation protein: MKKSSELSLIKNRDYKKSNELINAKGKGTILSQKLFALGMLHVTVDETHSVVATIAGKELRAAFKSDSGSLYTHIEEACDKSMSSTGATIFDWQILEKDPDKDSLVARQVVTDAEFKDGTLKLRYNNKLTDKIIDLKTNYTILSLSETMSIKSVHTLKLHEILKSAYDLECARTKDNGEHLFYFHNMDLKLRLGIVTARGDRVVAKELAKEYPDYEMITERLNKSGDNKYVEYKDFNKSVIKKAVDELNKKTNLRVKYEGHKVGRLKVGINFWVSKADNKPTGKESVKPVLSDKDKDAILDDLYEVMHCDFKLAEIREICKHADFDKTKILNAYEYMHSYNSSIDIPIAFMKSAISNEYSVESLKKITKVPKNAFNRFEQNTNENFELLEKQLLDN